A DNA window from Purpureocillium takamizusanense chromosome 9, complete sequence contains the following coding sequences:
- the NOG2 gene encoding GTPase required for pre-60S ribosomal subunit nuclear export and maturation (COG:S~EggNog:ENOG503NUVV), which produces MGTGKKEATRRERQGKTGDGLGNVRVKGENFYRNAKKVKALSMYKEGKVQRNADGQITKAASYQSRDIPNARIEPNRKWFTNTRVVSQDTLKAFREAMAEKANDPYQVLLKSNKLPMSLIRDGQDTNGIKQHKAKMTVESSPFADTFGPKAQRKRVKLGVSSLEDLADDTEKSMDSYQDRLEQAKLLSGQGGDDEQVPMAIEPVFDKGQSKRIWNELYKVIDSSDVVIHVLDARDPIGTRCRSVEKYLKEEAPHKHLIFVLNKCDLVPTSVAASWVRKLSKEYPTLAFHASITNSFGKGSLIQLLRQFSSLHSDRKQISVGLIGGPNTGKSSIINTLLKKKVCNVAPIPGETKVWQYVSLMKRIYLIDCPGVVPPSSTDTPTDLILRGVVRVEKVEHPEQYISAVLSRVKRHHMEKTYELKGWGNATELLELLARKSGRLLRGGEPDLDGVAKMVLNDFMRGKIPWFTPAPRDSDNEDTPDGRSGKLGEMPRKRPADTTVDPAVSPSVDDDGDRGDEPFEGFDSDVDIEGEDGEISGGDATGPSSSHETAIIKSANTGRRHDGSQPAKRLRQ; this is translated from the exons ATGGGTACCGGAAAGAAGGAAGCCACCCGTCGTGAGCGTCAAGGCAAGACCGGCGATGGCCTTGGTAACGTGCGGGTCAAGGGCGAGAACTTCTACCG AAATGCAAAAAAGGTCAAGGCTCTGAGCATGTACAAGGAGGGTAAGGTGCAGAGAAACGCAGATGGGCAGATTACCAAGGCTGCGTCATACCAGTCTCGTGATATCCCCAACGCCCGGATCGAGCCGAATCGCAAGTGGTTTACCAATACTCGGGTTGTCTCTCAGGATACCCTAAAGGCATTCCGCGAAGCCATGGCGGAGAAGGCCAACGACCCGTACCAAGTTCTCCTGAAGTCCAACAAGCTGCCCATGAGCCTCATTCGCGACGGTCAGGACACCAACGGCATCAAACAACATAAAGCCAAAATGACCGTCGAGAGCTCTCCATTCGCCGACACCTTCGGTCCAAAAGCACAACGCAAGCGCGTCAAGCTTGGTGTGAGTTCACTAGAGGatctcgccgacgacacaGAGAAGAGTATGGACTCGTACCAGGACCGTCTGGAACAAGCAAAGCTCCTCAGCGGtcaaggcggcgacgacgaacagGTCCCCATGGCCATCGAGCCCGTTTTCGACAAGGGGCAGAGCAAGAGGATTTGGAATGAGCTCTACAAGGTCATTGACTCCTCAGACGTCGTGATTCATGTTCTCGATGCCAGGGACCCCATTGGCACTCGTTGTAGGAGCGTTGAGAAATATCTCAAGGAGGAAGCGCCCCACAAGCACTTGATCTTCGTCTTGAACAAGTGCGACTTGGTCCCTACGAGCGTTGCG GCTAGTTGGGTGCGCAAACTTTCTAAGGAGTACCCTACGCTCGCGTTTCATGCAAGCATCACCAACTCCTTCGGTAAGGGGTCATTGATACAGTTGCTTCGGCAGTTCTCGAGTTTGCATTCAGACAGGAAACAAATATCGGTGGGGCTCATTGGCGGCCCCAATACCGGAAAGTCTTCCATCATCAATACGCTGCTCAAGAAAAAGGTCTGCAACGTTGCACCTATACCTGGAGAGACCAAGGTCTGGCAGTACGTCAGCCTTATGAAGCGCATATACCTCATCGACTGCCCGGGTGTGGTACCACCCTCGAGCACGGATACGCCAACGGATCTCATTCTCCGTGGTGTCGTCCGCGTTGAGAAGGTGGAACATCCGGAGCAATACATCAGCGCCGTGCTGAGCCGGGTGAAGCGTCATCACATGGAGAAGACTTATGAGCTAAAGGGTTGGGGAAATGCCACTGAGttgctggagctgctcgccaGGAAGAGCGGCCGCCTGTTGCGGGGTGGTGAGCCGGACCTAGATGGCGTCGCGAAGATGGTCCTGAATGATTTCATGCGGGGCAAGATCCCATGGTTCACGCCGGCACCAAGGGACTCGGACAACGAAGATACTCCGGATGGACGCAGCGGGAAACTCGGGGAGATGCCGAGAAAGCGGCCCGCGGATACCACTGTCGAtcccgccgtctcgccgtctgtggacgacgatggcgacagAGGCGATGAGCCTTTCGAAGGCTTCGACAGCGATGTCGATATCGAGGGGGAGGACGGAGAGATTTCCGGTGGGGACGCAACTGGGCCATCGAGCAGCCACGAGACTGCCATCATCAAGTCGGCCAAtacagggcggcggcatgacggATCGCAGCCAGCAAAGAGGTTGCGCCAATGA
- a CDS encoding uncharacterized protein (EggNog:ENOG503P0QB~COG:Q): protein MSRLAPTLRQLARGRLSAAPAAAAPAAGRPHLLPRADRKPMHSTPAQSNLNPTTRPHLLPEFSLKDKVIVVSGGARGLGLVQAEALLEAGATVHCVDRLPSPANDPASGFSEISKRARRDLDTSLTYHQTDVRDVGELNKIMETIANQAGRLDGLIAAAGINHETPALEYTSDEVDRMMSINVTGAFMTAQAAARQMVRLKQPGSICLIASMSGTIANRGMYAPAYNASKAAVIQLCRSLAAEWGEYGIRVNTLSPGYIMTQMLQSLFDDYPERKEVWPKENMLKRLSLPSEYRGSAVFLLSDASSFMTGSDLRIDGGHAAW, encoded by the exons atgtctcgcctcgcccccaCTTTGaggcagctcgcccgcgggcgcctcagcgccgctccagctgccgccgccccggcagcAGGCCGTCCCCACCTGCTTCCCCGCGCCGACCGGAAGCCCATGCATTCCACCCCGGCCCAGAGCAATCTCAACCCCACCACGCGACCACATCTGCTGCCCGAGTTCAgcctcaaggacaaggtcatcgtcgtctcagGCGGTGCCAggggcctcggcctcgtccaggcaGAAGCTCTGCTCGAGGCAGGCGCAACCG TGCACTGCGTCGACAGgttgccctcgcccgccaacgACCCGGCGTCGGGCTTCTCCGAGATCAGCAAGCGAGCGCGCCGCGATCTCGACACCAGCCTGACCTATCACCAGACCGATGTTCgagacgtcggcgagctcaacAAGATTATGGAGACAATTGCCAATCAGGCCGGCAGGCTCGACGGCTTaatcgccgctgccggcatcAACCACGAGACACCCGCGCTCGAGTACACATCGGACGAGGTGGATAGGATGATGAGCATCAACGTCACGGGTGCCTTCATgaccgcccaggccgccgctcgccaaaTGGTCCGCCTCAAGCAGCCCGGCAGCATCTGCCTTATCGCGAGTATGAGTGGCACCATCGCCAATCGGGGCATGTACGCGCC AGCCTACAACGCatccaaggccgccgtcatccaGCTGTGTCGAAGCCTCGCAGCTGAGTGGGGCGAGTATGGGATCCGCGTCAACACTCTCTCGCCGGGATACATCATGACGCAGATGCTGCAGTCGCTCTTTGACGATTATCCCGAGCGCAAGGAGGTCTGGCCCAAGGAGAACATGCTGAAGCGCTTGAGCCTACCCAGCGAGTATCGTGGGTCCGCCGTCTTCCTTCTCAGTGATGCCAGCAGCTTTATGACCGGGAGTGACCTCCGAATAGATGGCGGCCACGCAGCATGGTAG